In Vanessa atalanta chromosome 9, ilVanAtal1.2, whole genome shotgun sequence, the genomic window CCCTTAAAATCAgctttaaacaataatacaatgcttaaaattgatatatcttCTAATTTGCCAATTAATATACCCCACTTAGCATTCTCTTTGGTAACAGACTCCCATGCGTCTTCCTTTTCTGACGATttggtttcaaatattttgacaaCGGCCTTACATGCCATTGCAACGATCATACTCCTTAAGGGACACGGCTGTTCCACCAACATCATGCGAATATTCTCCCACCATGGAgatatttcattgtatattaCATTAGTCGCTTCCTCTGTAGCGCTGCACAGATAATAAAGAATTGCtatcattttttcaattaaatccaCAGTGATTTGTTCAAGTGGCATGTTCATCAAATGTGTAATGACAAGTTTAACGATTTCTTTTGGATCAACTTTACTACTTTTGACAAAATTGCTCAGTGTGGAGTAATCTTTTAAACGTAtgacagatttaaaaatatcactagataaattattaaatttctcaGGCGGTATATCTTGTTTCAAAGAGATATATCTGTTTTTCTGTTCTAATTCAAAACAAGATACAAAATCTTTGTACGTACTGATACGATTATCAGCGAAAGTTACTTTAGCCTGATGCTCTTTAAAGTCTCTTTCTTGAGCCAAAATGAATAATCTTTCTAATATACAATTGTCATCTTCCAAAAGATTAAATTCAAGATTCTCATCTTGATCGTTGGTAACGTCATCAAGATTATTTTCAACACCGAATTCTTTACGTACTTTAACAACTAAATCTTGCATATCATCAACATCTTCACTGCATATGCGTCTATGGAAAAGTGTTACCAGCGCTAAATTGCCGAAGtaattcttaaatttttcattatgttGGTTAATTACGTCATCACTTGACAAACTGCCCCAAACCCGTTCTAGACAAGCAATCAATATATCAGATTCGCAGGACTTAATTAACATTTCCAAACAATGTCTCTTTATCTCCagagtatttaatttttcaacacTTTCTATAATTTCTACCTTTGCCTCTTCTGATAATTTTGTTGTCTTTTTTATGATGTCACGAATGCTCCTTAATACATGGAGATCTTTAGACCTTTCCAAATGTTCACCTCCGAGCGAATAATAGAATGGAAtgttaaacctttttaatttaccaTCGGGGTCAATGAGTACACATTGGAACTCGGGCAAGTTTAGCTTTTTATGAGTATAACTTTTTTCTGCTCCTATTAATCcgcaagtattatataaaagtttccCATTTTTTGTTGCTGTGAAAACTGCGATTCTAGTTCCTCTTTGCATTAATCTTATATCAATTAAGCCTTTTTTtggattataaattataagaaacataGCTCTACGCATTTCTTTGACCATGGAAAGTTGAGGTTTCTTATTTTCAGTATCAAATATCTAAAAATGAAAAGgggattaataaaatgtatgaaataagaTTCTTTCTTATCATATGTTTGTGCGTTTGAACCGATAAAACTATTAAGTGTGTCGATATGATGAGATGACTGATCGACGCGGAATAGTCCTTGGATGGTATAATTCATTGATTGATGTCGAAGCGAGCAGGCGAGCGTAGATAAAATGTTCATCGAGCAGTATCATAGGAACGAGCAATTAATGGCGTTTTATATCTTTTCTACCCTGCGATAACAATTCAAATTTAAccgtagtataaaaaaaattaggtaacAGATATATATGACGAAATACATACTTGGATGAAAGCACACTGAGCATCTCTGCAGCCTTTGAACATTCTTATGATATAGCCTTTTGTAACATCCAAAATAGCCACTCGTCCTAAATTATCTGTAAAAGCTGCTAGGCGACGATCAGGAGATATCGCAACTAAGGTGCCTTGTCTTTGCGAATCAAACACTCCATTCCGCATAGACAGCTGTTCTGCTCTTATAACAGGCTCAGTATTAGACGGTGCGCTTTCAGTCGATCCCCCCAGCCATCCCctgcaaatttaaaaaaaaagctttattatatcaattattttatctccCAAGCTTAATCTTCTATAGATTAATCTACGTATATGgtcatttacaaaaacataaaggaaatttaaattatagtagaAGGATAAgcactataaaaataatgaaaacatgCAATTCATTCATTTCCAcaaatacttattttgtttgaaatattttaaaatttataaaaagctgAATCATGAATTTGACCAACACCAAACATAAAACTTCCATTAGCTACACAGTTTGCAGAAAAAGAACACTCACGGTAGAGCAGACTTAATTTTATTGGCAACAGCTCTAGCAACATCTTGAAGTGGAGGTGTAGTTCCACCCTCCATAGCATAATGAAATCCAATATAAGGTACAATCCCAGTTGTAAGAATTAAAGTGTTTAACGGAGGAATAGAGCGATACctaaaatttttacaataagaataaattataacaataaatgaaagttttgtaattacttattgttatattttaatatatacaaaacagaaaattaaaagaaaagtaaacGGAGTCATTAGACATGCATAATATGAAGTatgattttcaaaataaaacttttagtttTGCACATCATTGTTTGTGatcacattaatatattataaaaaatgtttcaaaggaTAGAAAATAGAATGTAGAATAGGTgatgtaaacaaaaaattagATCAGAATCATGTGAGCGAAGCTACAGCTGAAAGATGACAGTCTTTAGAGGGAAGTTGTaggtatatgtatttaaaatcaagTTCTATACCAGGTATCATATCCTCCGTAAGTTGAAGCCGCTAAGAAATGTTCAtatgaattttttaaatcaaggcCAACAACTGCAGCATCATTAATTTGTTCTTGTTCAGTAAAAATCCATTTTCGTATTTGGATACTTTTACTATCTATAGAATAGTCACTTAAGATACCGGCttgcactataatataaaaaaaaacactatttatataattatcactgAGAGTACTAATATAATTGTTCGCAGCTACTTCGTTCGAATTAGGTAGCCTATATGTTAATATAGGGTATAAGTGATCTCTGTTAAAATTCTCATTTAAATCCATACAGGAGTTTTTGCAAAATGTAACAAAGATCCATCTATCCAACCTCGCAAACTTTCACATTTTGATTGACcaatttgatttgacatttgtgatagtaaatttttttcattaatttattttctatatcttACTTCTGTTTGTTATGTTCCTACTCACCTTTAGCTAGTTGAACCTTGGCATTTCGAAGTGTTTGAAACAAACTTGATCCGGAGAGCACACAAACACcactttgaaaaaatatgtgtatatcaTCAGGTAGTGTTCCAAAAGTCCCTGTATGGCATGATATTCTTAAAACAGGCCTCTCTTCTAGCTtttcaagtaataataaatgtccTGTATTGGTGTAAAATCCCACACTTCCATTTATAAATCCAACAACTATACAAAACCAATCAGGACCATTCTaaaaagaatacatttatttattacattacattatatatacagcacataatctttaaaataaaaacatatatatataaagggcAGGCTAGAAATAATTGTGTGcagataattgtattatttcaaaacttaacaaaatatattaaataaaaaggagtttaaaaatataaatttcttctAATATCATGGGTTTGaatgtttttacatatatattaaattaatgtacctgcttaatattttattatttcagatttATCTTTTCTTTTACCTTAGAATGGAATAAACCTGCTTATTGTCTAAAAAATATCAcatgaaaatttgtttttttttcatttagtgcCATTTTTACTTTGACAGTCTCATTCAATACTTTcacaattcaattttaatttttcctaaGAACCATTGCAAACACTGTCCCTGTTTTTAATGGTCATAGAAACAGTAGCAGTAATCTTATCTATTACAAGACTATGGATTGAggagtaatataaatattatgtttattcatataaacaatTACCTGAGATGATTGTTGTGAAGGGCAAATAGACAAAGCCAAAACCGAAGTTACTTCTGATGAAAGAGTACCACTCCAGGATACTAAATAAGTGTTACTTTCAATAGAACTTATCCATTGAGCAGTTAGGAAACATAGA contains:
- the LOC125066122 gene encoding rab3 GTPase-activating protein regulatory subunit, whose product is MCNVEQVADCGDILTLGRALFIPEKEDETWLSKCSVSLSSCGNLLAVGYKKRLCFLTAQWISSIESNTYLVSWSGTLSSEVTSVLALSICPSQQSSQNGPDWFCIVVGFINGSVGFYTNTGHLLLLEKLEERPVLRISCHTGTFGTLPDDIHIFFQSGVCVLSGSSLFQTLRNAKVQLAKVQAGILSDYSIDSKSIQIRKWIFTEQEQINDAAVVGLDLKNSYEHFLAASTYGGYDTWYRSIPPLNTLILTTGIVPYIGFHYAMEGGTTPPLQDVARAVANKIKSALPGWLGGSTESAPSNTEPVIRAEQLSMRNGVFDSQRQGTLVAISPDRRLAAFTDNLGRVAILDVTKGYIIRMFKGCRDAQCAFIQIFDTENKKPQLSMVKEMRRAMFLIIYNPKKGLIDIRLMQRGTRIAVFTATKNGKLLYNTCGLIGAEKSYTHKKLNLPEFQCVLIDPDGKLKRFNIPFYYSLGGEHLERSKDLHVLRSIRDIIKKTTKLSEEAKVEIIESVEKLNTLEIKRHCLEMLIKSCESDILIACLERVWGSLSSDDVINQHNEKFKNYFGNLALVTLFHRRICSEDVDDMQDLVVKVRKEFGVENNLDDVTNDQDENLEFNLLEDDNCILERLFILAQERDFKEHQAKVTFADNRISTYKDFVSCFELEQKNRYISLKQDIPPEKFNNLSSDIFKSVIRLKDYSTLSNFVKSSKVDPKEIVKLVITHLMNMPLEQITVDLIEKMIAILYYLCSATEEATNVIYNEISPWWENIRMMLVEQPCPLRSMIVAMACKAVVKIFETKSSEKEDAWESVTKENAKWGILIGKLEDISILSIVLLFKADFKGQSIPKLAFEDININLKYIYSRGKGSITELIAKWLCSMGVPPSSIAANELMEKYDPVLNSDPSSLEDDDRAEILYMENNRSLIDDNPQIFKWLSLLRRQFPLSTTTDYIIANMSWEYAMEWQKCMNKTDHLDVVIYCLQIITNVRLRLGMYSIIWSTYIKHVFETCCRLVNKVGKLPKDHLCLQDVGFKSETLLSFLKICTYYLEEFYSCSMMCVDAEKQSIQYEKIWDVSVPSLVEVAQDTKNDNSEILKLNYQISCTLYYQCHFKLKFSKPLDILYDIDYQYILEALTGNVVHRDISAKGSEKLMSPRMKFLTKLIRHAIETISCEENDEKSISYHDEECVLWIQKICLLAEVWDIDNNFVFRQEVVGLYHMGYDEIAETILGMIKEPELVLVPIIAITIQRLKRSLENSKNQAEWIVSMPPQLYKRLQNTVLDTSIPANPSLATTILVLQKVLSEVEKKSSETEDLKQNVKLTRLIIESCELLIRRKL